In the Paenibacillus sp. J23TS9 genome, GTTCGGGAACGCCTTTCCGATGCTTGGGCAAAAGATAGCAAAAGCCTCGCTGGCTTGCTACAATGCTCATATAGAAAGGATGAACTGCAATGCTTTGGGACGATTTCATCAATAGCATGTGGCATGATTGGCGCGGCAGCGGCCGCTCCGAGGATCGGCTCGAACAGGAAAAATGGCTAAGCTTGTTCATGAAGCAGGATCGGGTCTGCGCGGAAGTATTCCCCACCGAGAAGGAGCGAGATGAAATGCGAAGGCTGCGTAACTTTTTGCTGGACACGGTCCGGCATATCGTTTCCGGGCATGAGCCGAACGCAAGCCAAATCGAACAGCTCAACCAATGGATGGATGCGGGACCCGTGTACCGCCGCTTGGTCATGGACGAAGGACATGGACCACAGCTTCAAGAAATCCCTGTGAACGCCAATTGGACGCAAGTGATGGCCGAAATTTCAGCCTCCTTTGCGTCTACACTGGTCGATGGTGAGCCTTCGCGAATCCGCATCTGCGACAATCCGGACTGCCTCTGGGTATATTACGACGATACGCGCAACCGCTCCAAGCGGTACTGCGACGATAAAATGTGCGGCAACCTGATGAAGGTCCGGCGTTTCCGCGCCAAAAAGAAGCAGGAAGCCGCTTCGGACAGCTCGGACTCAAATCCCTCATCTTGATACCCTGAAAATTTCATCAGACCATAAGAAAATAAACACAACGAAACAAGCCCCTGGATCTTACATTTTTTAAAAAGGGGCTTGTTTTGTTATCCGTTGACACCGCCATAGCGGCTTGGGGCGAACCGACTTATTGCTGATCCTTCGGCTGACGCATCGTAAGTCCGACACGGCCCTTTTTCAAATCCACATTCAGTACCCAGACGGTCACATTATCCCCGACGGATACAACGTCCATCGGATGCTTAACATATCCTTCACTGAGCTGTGAAATATGTACGAGGCCGTCACTCTTGATACCGATATCCACAAACGCGCCAAAGTCGATGACGTTGCGCACCGTTCCCTGCAGCTCCATGCCCGCCATCAAATCTTCGATCTTGAGCACATCTGTCCGGAAAATAGGGAGCGGAAGCTCTTCACGCGGGTCACGGCCCGGACGCTGCAGACTCTCCAGAATATCACGAAGCGTCGGCACGCCAACGTCAAGCGCGTTAGCCAACTGCTCCACATGCTGCTGAGCCAGCAAATCCGACAGCTCTTTTGTTCCAAGCTTATCCATGCCGATCCCGAGCTCCTTGAACAAACGATCTACGACCGTGTAGGATTCCGGGTGAATCGGTGTGCGGTCCAGCGGGTTATCCCCTTCTGAAATACGCATGAAGCCGATGCACTGCTCATAGGTTTTAGCTCCGAGACGCGGGACGCTTTGCAGCTGCTTGCGGCTGCTGAATTTACCGTTTGAATCACGGTATTTTACGATGTTTTTGGCTATGGTCGCGTTAACCCCTGCCACATAGGACAGCAGCGAAGGTGATGCTGTATTTACATCAACACCAACATGGTTAACAGCAGACTCTACGACTGCCTTCAGGCTTTCGTCCAGATGCTTTTGCGATACATCATGCTGATATTGTCCGACACCGATGGCTTTCGGTTCGATCTTAACCAGCTCTGCGAGCGGATCCTGCACCCGGCGGGCGATGGAAACCGCACTCCGCTCAGCAACATCAAGCTCCGGAAACTCCTCCTGCGCCAGCTTGGAAGCCGAGTACACACTTGCTCCCGCTTCATTAACGATCAGATAAGACAGGTTCAGATCGCTCAGATCACCAATGACTTCTGCCACAAACTGCTCGGTTTCCCTGGAAGCCGTACCGTTGCCGATAACGATCAGCTGGATGCCGTATTTGGTGATCAGCTCGCGGAACTTTTCCGCAGCCTCTCTTCGCTTGTTGTTCGGTGGCGTCGGATAAGTTACTGCTACTTCGAGCAGCTTCC is a window encoding:
- a CDS encoding CGNR zinc finger domain-containing protein, giving the protein MLWDDFINSMWHDWRGSGRSEDRLEQEKWLSLFMKQDRVCAEVFPTEKERDEMRRLRNFLLDTVRHIVSGHEPNASQIEQLNQWMDAGPVYRRLVMDEGHGPQLQEIPVNANWTQVMAEISASFASTLVDGEPSRIRICDNPDCLWVYYDDTRNRSKRYCDDKMCGNLMKVRRFRAKKKQEAASDSSDSNPSS
- a CDS encoding Tex family protein; its protein translation is MTDKVMVEMNTEEQKAKEQERIVQQTAKELQLSLKQIRTTVELLDEGNTIPFIARYRKEMTGELDENQLRDIEERVNYLRNLEERKREVIRIIDEQGKLTGELKSSIEKAVKLQEVEDLYRPYRQKRKTRASVAKEKGLEPLANWIMGQPKQGDLQQEASQYMDADKGVESSDEAIAGAMDILAENIADDATIRSWVRRYTMDHAMLTSEAKDAEQESVYENYYSYRELAKKMPPHRILAINRGERENILKVGLEVSSDPIHHFMARQIVKGSSIVEAVLTAVIEDAYKRLIAPSIEREIRAELTEKGENQAISIFSGNLRSLLLQPPVKGRCVLGVDPAFRTGCKLAVVDDTGKLLEVAVTYPTPPNNKRREAAEKFRELITKYGIQLIVIGNGTASRETEQFVAEVIGDLSDLNLSYLIVNEAGASVYSASKLAQEEFPELDVAERSAVSIARRVQDPLAELVKIEPKAIGVGQYQHDVSQKHLDESLKAVVESAVNHVGVDVNTASPSLLSYVAGVNATIAKNIVKYRDSNGKFSSRKQLQSVPRLGAKTYEQCIGFMRISEGDNPLDRTPIHPESYTVVDRLFKELGIGMDKLGTKELSDLLAQQHVEQLANALDVGVPTLRDILESLQRPGRDPREELPLPIFRTDVLKIEDLMAGMELQGTVRNVIDFGAFVDIGIKSDGLVHISQLSEGYVKHPMDVVSVGDNVTVWVLNVDLKKGRVGLTMRQPKDQQ